From a single Bacillus sp. 2205SS5-2 genomic region:
- a CDS encoding YlmC/YmxH family sporulation protein translates to MVRISDFQTKDVVSVSDGKKLGNIGDIEINLDTGKIEAIVVGGTGKLLGFFGREEEIVIPWTAIVKIGADVILVRFKESHYLQGKLDQPKEST, encoded by the coding sequence TTGGTACGAATATCAGATTTTCAAACGAAGGATGTAGTAAGCGTATCAGACGGGAAAAAATTAGGGAATATTGGAGATATTGAAATTAATTTGGATACGGGAAAGATAGAAGCGATTGTAGTAGGTGGGACTGGGAAATTGTTGGGTTTTTTTGGTCGAGAAGAAGAAATTGTGATCCCGTGGACGGCCATTGTTAAAATCGGAGCAGATGTTATCTTAGTTCGTTTTAAAGAATCCCATTATTTACAAGGGAAATTAGACCAACCAAAAGAATCCACTTAG
- the pgeF gene encoding peptidoglycan editing factor PgeF, translating to MEPFTRYGKKTFILSSWMENSSSLIAGFTTKEDGTSLEPYSSLNLGFHVGDQQNLVVENREKVAEEIGFPLSLWVGAEQTHGDQIQEIPQKHLGRGAENYTTSLKGTDGLYSAEKGLLLTLAFADCVPIYFFAPKSHLIGIVHAGWKGTIGQIALKMVDKWASMGVAMSDIQAIIGPSICKNCYKVDDKVIKEIDKIVTNIDETYYTVKDKGQYLLDLKQVNHAILLNSGLCEENIVTSSLCTSCHSSSFFSHRRDRGKTGRMLGFIGWKESS from the coding sequence ATGGAACCGTTCACAAGGTATGGGAAGAAAACGTTTATATTGTCGAGTTGGATGGAGAATTCTTCCTCTTTAATTGCAGGATTTACCACGAAAGAAGATGGGACGAGTTTGGAGCCATACTCTTCGTTAAATCTTGGTTTCCATGTTGGCGATCAACAGAATTTGGTCGTGGAAAATCGGGAGAAAGTCGCTGAAGAGATTGGTTTTCCTTTATCACTTTGGGTAGGAGCAGAGCAAACTCACGGAGATCAAATTCAAGAAATACCTCAAAAACACTTGGGGAGAGGTGCAGAGAATTATACTACTTCCTTAAAGGGAACAGATGGACTATACTCCGCAGAAAAAGGTCTTCTGCTTACGTTAGCATTTGCTGATTGTGTACCTATTTACTTCTTTGCTCCGAAGAGTCATTTAATTGGCATCGTCCATGCAGGTTGGAAAGGAACCATTGGCCAAATCGCCCTTAAAATGGTAGATAAATGGGCTTCAATGGGTGTGGCAATGTCAGATATTCAAGCCATAATTGGTCCATCAATTTGCAAAAATTGTTATAAGGTGGACGATAAAGTGATAAAAGAAATCGATAAAATAGTGACGAATATAGACGAAACGTATTATACTGTAAAAGACAAGGGACAATATTTATTAGATTTAAAACAAGTAAATCATGCTATTCTGTTAAATAGTGGCCTCTGTGAAGAGAATATTGTTACATCGAGTCTTTGCACATCTTGTCATTCTTCTAGCTTTTTTTCTCACAGACGTGACCGAGGAAAGACCGGGAGAATGCTAGGATTTATAGGTTGGAAGGAGTCGTCATGA